Part of the Rhodohalobacter sp. 614A genome is shown below.
GACCCGAATGGAGACACGGTTACCAAAATCACTCCCTGAGAATTTTTATCCACTTTTGTTTCCCATACATCAGATCCTGGTGGTATACTTTATGCTGCCGGGATTTTTTATGTCAAGAAGTCTTTGAACGGATTTTGAAATACTTTTCCTCTAAAAAATTCAACTGTTCACCTCTCTTTTTCACTGCATTTTACATACAGTTCTCTTATTTTTCTTACTTGTATTAAATCTAAATAAAGATTAAACAAATTGATTCGTACCACAGCTTTTTTACTTTTTGCTTTTATTCTTCTGTCTCTTTCCTATCCATCGAATAACCTTTTTGCTCAGAACTCAATTACCTTTCAGGATGTAAGCGGTCAAACTGTAACGCTGGAAAAACCCGCCGAACGAATTCTTTTGGGAGAAGGGCGGAGTTTGTTAGCATTGGCTCTCATTGATGAGAATCCCATTGACCGAATTGCCGGCTGGATGGGCGATTTTCATTTTTTGGGCCAGGAAATGTATAATCATTACAAAGATAAATTTCCCGCCATTGAGGATATAACTCTGGTTGGCAGAACAGGAGAGGATACATTTTCGATTGAAAAGGCTTTATCAACTCGACCGGACGTAGCTATTTTTGGAATCAATGGACATGGGCCGGGGTCGGATTCTTATGAAACCATCCGGCAGTTGAATGCAGCAGGAATCCCTGTAGTTTTTGTTGATTTTCGGCAACAGCCATTCGACCATACCTTGCCCAGCATGAGAGTTTTAGGAAAAGTCATTGGCCAGGAAGAAAAAGCGGAAGCATATATTGAATTCTACCAATCCCGAATGAATCGAATTTCGGAACGAATTTCGGAGTTGGAATCCATATCCCGTCCAAAAGTTCTTCTTGAAATGCATGCAGGAGCGTTCAGTGAATGCTGTTCTTCTCCGGGAAATGGAAGTTTAGGAGAGTTTATTGAATTTGCCGGCGGCCAAAATATAGGTGCTGATGTCATTCCCGGCGCATTAGGTTTGCTGAGCATGGAATATATTTTGTCCGAAAATCCGGATGTTTACATTGGCACCGGGGTGGAGCGGAGTATCCGAAAGACGGGAATTAATATGGGGTCAGGTGTTGATCCGCAGGACTCTCGGGAGTCTCTCAAAGAAATCGTGAGCCGTACAGGAATCAGTTCGCTCTCAGCCGTACAAAACGATCATTATCATGCGATTTGGCATAATTTCTATAATCTGCCCGTTAATATTTTAGCAGCCGAAGCAATCGCAAAATGGATTCATCCGGAGCTTTTTGAAGACATTGATCCGGCGGAAACATTGCAATATATGAATGAACATTTCCTGGCAGTTCCTATGAGAGGTACTTTCTGGGTGAGCCCCGAGTAATCTGTTTAACCTTCCCGATGTATTCCTTCAGTTTACGTAATGAGTAACGATTCGCAAGTAAAAATTCCTGAACAAAAAAAAGATCAAACTCCTGATCCATCTGCAAAAGAGATTAAGAAAGATACCTCCTCTTTGGTTCTGGAAGAGTATCAAAAATCGGTTGTCTGGAGGTACGGAATTCTTGTCCTTCTTGCGGCTGGTGTTCTGATTGCTTTCATGTTTGATTTAACGGTGGGCGCTTCTTCTCTTACGATCGCAGATTTGTGGCGTGGCATTATGGACCCCGGCAGTGTGGAACGAACGACGTCTGTGATTATCTGGGAAGTCCGGTTTCCTTATTCGTTGATGGCGGTATTGGTCGGCGGAGCACTGTCTCTTTCAGGTACAGAAATGCAGACGATTTTGAATAATCAGCTCGCCAGTCCGTTTACGCTTGGAGTTTCTGCGGCGGCATCCTTAGGGGCGGCTTTAGCCATTATTCTGAACATCACTATTCCGGGAGTTTCTGAAAACTGGATTATATCCGGTAATGCCTTTCTTTTTGCATTCGGATCAGTATTACTTTTACAGGCGATGGCCCGGTTAAAGGGGGGAAGTGCTGAAAACCTTGTGCTTCTGGGAATTGCATTCGTATTCACGTTTAATGCTCTTGTGGCATTAATTCAATTTGTATCCACACAGGAAGCATTGCAGCAATTTATCTTCTGGAGCATGGGGAGCCTGGTCCGTGCCAACTGGGACAAAATCCAATTTCTGACGGTTGCTTTCGTGTTGATTCTTCCTTTTTCTATCAAAGCCTGCTGGAAAATGAATGCACTTCGCTTGGGTGATGAACGAGCAAAAAGTTTTGGTGTAAATGTAAGCAGACTCCGGTTCGCCTCCCTGTTTCGCATTAGTATTTTATCGGGTATTTCAGTGGCGTTTGTGGGTACCATTGGATTTATCGGATTGGTGGGGCCGCATATCGCTCGTCTGATTATTGGTGAAGACCACCGTTTTTTGATTCCTGCCAGTATCTTTAGCGGCGCTTTTGTGATGTCGCTGGCATCCATCGCCAGTAAAATCATTTTTCCGGGAGTTCTGATTCCACTCGGCATTGTTACGTCACTGATCGGAATCCCGATTTTTCTTACCCTCATTTTGAGCAAAGAAGCATAAATATGATTTCTCAAAGCACATCGAATTTAAAAATTTCTGATTTTTCTACCGGATATCGGAAAAAGCAGATTATCGACAATCTAACCCTCCCAAAATTTGAGGCTGGTAATCTTATTGCCATTGCGGGACCAAATGCGGCTGGAAAATCAACTTTTTTAAAAGCGTTGGCAGGCCATCTTTCAGCTACAGGAACGGTGATGTTAGATGATAAAAACCTCTTTGATCTCAAGTTTGAAGAGTGGGCGGAACGTGTAACATTCATGCCTCAAAAACTTCCTGATGGCGTGGGATTAACGGTATTGGAATCGGTTATCAGTGCACTTAAAACCATTCCATCTCCAAAGTTTCTCAACAAACAGAAAATTCACGAACAAGCGATGGAAATTCTGGAACAAGTAGGAATCGAAGGAATTGCCATGCAGCCTTTAAATAAAATTTCGGGCGGTCAGCGACAGCTTGCAAGTCTTGCACAGTCGTTAGTTCGTGATCCCGATCTTTTTCTGCTTGACGAACCCACCAGCGCTCTTGATTTACGTTATCAAACGCAGGTTATGAATTTGTTGGGACAATTGGCACAAAAAGGAAAAATTGTGTTTGTAGTACTCCATAATTTGAGTCTCGCAGCGCGATGGGCCGATCAAATCATCATCTTCAGAGATGGAAAATTACATGCTTTTGGCCCGCCAAAAGAAGCGATTACCTCTGAAGTTCTGGCGCATGTTTATGGAGTGAAAGCCCGAATTGAACAGTGCAGCTGCCATCAATTACAAATCATGGTAGACAGCGTCATTTAAATCACAATCATTTTACCATTACACTATGAAAGAAATAAGCCGAATATCAACCGACAACGGAAGCATTTATATCAAAAGATTGTGCAAACATTTTTCTCATAAAGTACCGGCCAGTTTCTCTGAAAATGAAGGAAACGTTGAATTTCCTTATGGAGATTGTATCATGACGAGTGATGATAATCAGCTTACTTTCGTTATTACAGCTGACTCGGAAGAGAATTTAAGCAATGTAAAAAGTGTACTTATCAGCCATCTGGAGAAATTTTCGAGAGATGAGGAACTGACGGTAGAATGGCATAAACAGGATTAGAACTAAATAGCAGTTCTATTAAAAAAGCAGAAGAACTATTTCAAGCTCTCCTGCTTTTCAGTATACAATTCACTTTTGTTTAATAGACTAACAAGCTGTTTATAAGTTCAGCTCCTTCGTAAACCAATCCTTTGGTTACAGAGTAGTCTGCCGGATCAAAAATGTAAATATTATTTCCTTCGGATTGAGTATTACCAACAATGGCTACTGTTCCGTCATCCAATAATTGCATGGATCTTCGCGGCCATTTACTCAATGGAACATCCAGTTTCTGGGTTGCACCGCTTTCAAGATTTACGGCGTGATATTCAATCACAAAATCTCCCTGGTAATCTCCATATTCATCAACCAGATCACTTCGAAAAACCTGAACCACAGCTACATTATTTCCGGCGTAAACCATTCCACCGGTATGATTTCCCTCAAATTTCTCTGTAAGATTCAGGAAATAGCTGTCATCAAATTCTGTTTCCCCGGCGTTGATACGTACAATTCCTGAAGGAATGGATTCATTAGCTCCCCAATAGTCTGAATTACATGCAGCAAGATAAAGATCACCGTTTTCAGCAATGCCGTGAGAACTTATTATACTATAACCCAGGCATGCAGCTTTGTCAGTATAAATTGTTTTTTCATACTCCAACGTGGAAGCATCATAAATAGCGACAGGAGCTTCATCAAAAGCTACATAATTTTCATCGGTGTGAATGTACGGTACAAAGATTTTGCCGTCTCGCAGAATATAGGAGGAGGGAATGGACAATGCATTTTCATCGGTAGGCAAGGTAATGGTTCCCTGAGATTCTTCGGTCATGGTTTCGGTATCGATGATTTGATAACCGAAAACACCACCAGGAGCCTGGCGTGGACCTGTTGAAATCATCAGTCGTGTATCGGATAAAAATTCGAATACCGGACCACCACTGATTCCCAGGTTGGGAACGGATCCGAGATTCACTAAAATTCCATCTTCTCCAACTTCATATTTCGTCAGCAGTTCTGGTGAATTCAAGTACACATAACCATCATTGCCTGTTACGGAAACCGGTACAACACCAGGAACTTCCTGAGACTCTGCAATATCGGCCGTTCCCTCACGAATATCTGTCAAGGTATGAAAGGGATATGACTCGATGCTGGGCAAGCTCAGCGCCAACAAATAGCTGTAAGTATCCGGATCTGGTTCAGGATCTGGTCCTGTTGGGCTGTTATCATCCTGGCAGGCCACAATACCTATTACCAGCATTAGGAGAATCGTATAGTTTGTAAGTTTATGAATCATGATATGATTTATGAGTTGTTGTTTTTGAGATTAAGTAAAGTCCTATCGAAGCAGGTAGCGCACTTTGATATAAAGAGATCGTCCGGGTTTTTGGAGTCTGAAGCTATCGTAAGCTTCCGTATTGAAAATATTTCGGGCTTCCAGGCTCAGATTGTACCGGCTATCCGGGGTTGAAAATGTGATTCCGGTGTGATTCAAAAATTGGTGCGGAATCACATTTTTAGTGCTTTTTATAGAAATGCTGGAGTAGTTAAGATAAAATTCATGCACAAAATTCATCGAATAAAACACAGATACATGGCTCTCGGGAATAAGATCTTGAAACGTGTACGATGTCCGGAGGTTTGAGAAAAGATAGGGTGTGTTCGGCATTTGATCGCCATACACGCGACTTTTCGTATTGGTTCCCGGGATGTATTTTTCATTGTTCAGAACACGCTGCCACGTCAAATTTCCGCTGATAGAAAATCTGTCCTGATAGTTGTAAGATCCATCCCATTCAACACCTCTTACCAATACATTCAGTACATTTTTATACGAACTAAAAACTCCTTCTTGTTGATGAAAGATGTAATCATTCACGTCTCGCTGGAAGACATTCACCGTATTACTAAAAATTCCTGAGGATGAACTGTAGGAATGACTCAATCCCGCATTGAAGTTATAACTTGATTCTGGTTTTAAATCAGGATTGGCCAAAATACGTAGGCCATCGCCAAATATTTCCCGGGGTTGAGGTAGGCGGAATCCTCTTTCAAACGAAGTTTTTAAGAATAAATCCTGGAGAAGATAGAATCTTGCGGAAAGTGCATATCCAAGATTTTGGCTTGACGTTTCAATGTCTTCAATCTCAAATTCTCCCTGCGTATACTCTACAGCATTTTTGGTAAGCATATCGAAGTGATAGAACTTTACAGCGGCTACAACTTCCAGCCGATCATCCAAAAAGTTGGAATCCAGAGCAATACCGGTTACAGATTTTTTTAATGTATTTGGCGAACGGAATGGTTCATCATTATTGGTATTTAATCGGTTTTCGCCTTTCCGGCTGATATCTGAATAGAGTTCATTTACAGAAATCTGAATGGACTCGGAAAGTGCATATGTCGCATTCAGGCGGAAGAGATATTGAGACTGATCAAATTCAAAAATGGTTTTTTCGCGAACAAGCTCGCCAAGACTGTTATTTTCGGTACGGATAATATCCCCATTCCAGTTGTAGCGGTTTGATGAAGTATCCACACTGGTACTGGTTACGGTGTTGTGCAAGCCGAACAGGTCAAGATCCAGTTTATCATTCAACAGGTTTGATTTTCGATAACGAACTGTATACGATAAATTCTCTTCCTCTTCGGTCGCTTCGCCTACAGGAGTGCCATATACGCCATTTTGAATATCCTGATCGATCCCGGCATACGAGAATTGTGCCATCAATTCATCAGCCCATTTCACATTTGTAAATCCAATATTTGCAGCGATTCGCCTGGATTTATACGCATCATGAAAGCGTGTGATATCCATTTCTTTACTAACTCCACCCACAGAAACCGTCATATCATTCATCTGATAGTTGTTGTCGCTGTAGTTGTAATAGCCGGACACACCTGCTGTAAATCCGTTTTTCCAACGATGACGACCACTCAAAGCTCCGCGATGTGTATTGAAAGAACCTGCACTATACGAGGCATCCAGAAATGAAGAAGTTTGGCGGTCTGTCACAATATTAATCGCGCCACCGAGGGCATCGGCACCCAATTCAATCGGAACAACGCCTTTATATACATCCACGCGATCGACCAAATTTACCGACAGGTTATTCAGATTATAACCGCTTCCCAACTGGTCAACCGGAATACCATCCACAAAAATTCGAATTTGTCGTCCCGACAGCCCGTTCAGAGATAATTCATAACTGGAACCGAGCCCCCCCGATTCCCGTATTCTGATTCCTGATGATTCATTTAAGACCTTCTGTACATCGGCAGTAGTATTCTGAATCTCTTTTGTTTGAATAGAGTTGACCGTAAAACTGGCACGTTCTATTTCTGCGGATTCACCTTGAGCCTGCACCGTAATTTGGTCGAGTCCGATCACATCATCATTCAGCCGAATTTCGAGCTCAATTCTTTCGCTGTTGGCAACTGTAATTTCTTGCCTGAATGCCTGATAACCAATCCCGGATACAATCAAAACATACGTACCCGGTTCTATATCTGTAATTTCAAAAGCTCCATCTTCATCAGAAAAGCTGCCGATATTGGTATCCTCAAAATGAATTGTAATTCCTGCAACGGGGTTGCCGTTCGTATCTGATATCCGTCCTTCAACCGAAGCCCGATCCGTATTCGTTTGTGCAGATACCGACCAGAACAGACCTGATATTGCGAAAAGTAAAATGAAAATTGGTGCAAGTTTTTGCATCAAAAAAAGATGTAATCGTAATCAGTGAATTTTTTAAATGAGTTTAGGAAAGTTGATAAAACGAAGGGCGTATCCTATGAAACGCCCTTCTGTTTCTATCACACAAAGTGGTTATAACGTTACCTGAACTCCTGCCTGAACGTTGAACGGTTTTTGAGGCTGGCCGTATCCGTTATAGTAATGTTCATCCGTCAGGTTGTTGAATTTGAGCGTAAAGCGATAATCGGAATGATCATAAAATAGTGCTCCATCAAAAGTTGTATAATCAGACGAACCAAATGTATTGGTTGTGTTGATAAAGATTTCACTCACATAATTTCCACCAAAGCCGATGCCAAATCCGCCAATCGAGCCATCGATAAATCTGTGGCTCAGCCAGAAGTTAGCGACTTCCTGCGGTGAATAGGTTACGCTATTGCCTTCAAGTTCTTCATTGACATTTTCCTCAATCGTGGCTTCGTTATGAGTATATCCGGCCACCAGATTAAAACCGGGAAACGGATTGGCAATCAGATCAATTTCAAATCCTTTACTCAACGTTTCTCCTTCCTGAGCACTGTATTCTCCATAATTTAACACAGCATTTGTAATGGATATATTGTAATAGCTGATGGTACTTTCCAGCTTATCTCCAAACAGTTGAAGCTTGGTTCCAACTTCCCACTGAGTGGCTTTTTCAGCATCGAAATTGGTGAGGTCTCCGTTTTCATTCACACCAGGCGCTACATTACTGAAGCCATCCATATAGTTTGCGAAGATCGACACTTGATCCATCAATGGGGAATAGGTGGCTCCGAGTTTGTAAGAGAACGTATCCTGATCGTATCCACTATCGTCTTCTACGCCATTTGCTACTACATTCTGATTGGTAAAGTGATCATATCTTAATCCGCCAAGAATGGTCAGCCGATCGGCCACAGTAACAGCATCAGAGACGTATAATCCAAATGTATTCTGGCTGGTTTCGTACCAGCTTCTGGAAAGATTATCTGTGATGTACTGTTCCCATGCCTGCTTCGACAATACAGGAACTGCCGGATTTTCCCCGGAGAGATCAACCCGATCATACTCGATGAAGGGCGGGCCGGGCTGAACCGCGCGTTGATAATCATCAAATAATTTCATGTAGCTGGCACCGACCACTACTTTGTTTTCAAGATTTTCAAACGAATGAATTCCCGTAAAATCCTGCTGAAAATGGACCGATCCGGCCGTTCTGGGAGCGTATTGAATGAAGTTTCGCTGAAGAGTATTGTCATCCAACATCACCAATCTCAGAAAATCTGCATCTACATCAATTATGGATGAAAGAGCTTTCGTTTCAGACGACCAGTTGTCAGATATTTCATAATTAATGGTTCCGCCTAATACTCTGGATGCCATATCACTGGCCAAATCATTTCCGTGATAGGCTGTTTCGTAATCCCAGTTTAAATCATCCCAGGTATCGCCGGAAACCGCACCGGAAGCTCCGCGTGCGAAATAAAGCAGTCGTTTGGTTTTAAACAGTTCGGCTTCTACGTTGATGGAAAGGCGATCATTCACATGATAGGTTAGTGAAGGCGCAATCATCAAATCTCTTTGAATACCCTGATCACGAAAATCATTTTCGGAATGCACGGCTCCATTCAACCGAAACAGAACCTTGTTATCTTCATCGAGAGAAGTGTTATAATCTGCTGTAAAACGATTCAGTTCCCAGCTGCCGGTAATGTAAGACGCGCTAAAACGTTCCTGCTCCAATGGTTTTTTAGTTACCCGATTGATGAGTCCGCCATATCCGGCAATATTTTGCGTGTAGGCGCCAAACAGTGTGGACGATGGACCTTTAATCACTTCAATTCGTTCAATATTTTGTGGATCAATGGGAACCCTTGTATAGGAAACAAGACCATTTCGTACATAAGAATCGGTTCGAAATCCACGTAAATAGGCGGTTACATTCCCTTCGTTCGTTGCCACATAACCACCGCCGGTAATGCTTTTAAAAGCTGACGGAAAATCGGTAACCAACTGTTCTTGCATCAATTCATCCGTCACCACTGTGTATGACTGAGGATTGCTGAGGTTTTCGATAGGCATACGCGCAACATAGTCGGTCGTTTTCTCTGAAAATTTATTCAACCGGCTGGCAACAATAATCGCTTCATTCAGTTGCTGTGTATTTTCTGAAAGGATGACATCATCAACATTTACGGTTTCACCTGCCCGAACAGTGACCCTGAGATTTTTGGTATCCAAACCAATAAATGAGAATACCACTGTATAACTTCCCGGTTCAATATTTCGAAGAGCATACTCTCCGTTTCTGTCGGTAGCGGTACCTTTTTGTGTACCTTCAAGAATTACATTTACGGTAGCGGCGGGTTCCCCGTCCGAAGTTAACACGCGCCCTTCTATAGTCCCCGTGTTTTGAGCACTCACAATTTGTGAAAGACCTGTCAGCAGCATAAAAAAGAAAATGCCAATAGCTACTTTTTTCATCTTAACTACATCTTATTTTATAAAGTTATGATTAATTTTAAAATCTATTTAGATTAAGTCTAAATAAGATTTAATGCAACTTTTACTTTTAAAAAGTTTTTAAATAAACCTGTCTCCAGCCGATATTTTTGGGCTATATTTCCGTGAATCAATTAAATATGGAAGACATCCACATTGGCAAAAAACATTCGCTCTATTCTAAATTTTTAGATGAAGAGAGAGAGTATTGGGTACACCTGCCAGACAGTTATGAGGACACGACTTATGCTCCACAAGATTACCCCGTGTTGTATGTTTTAGATGGCGACAAACAATTTCATCTGCTAACCGGGATACAAAATTTTCTAAGTGAGGGATTGTATGCTTCTATTCCCGAAATGATTGTGGTGGGAATTTTAAATACTCATCGCTCACGGGATTTTACTCCCACGCATTCAAAATCTCATCATCCGGAAATTGGCGGACAATTTACATTTCCGGATAGCGGTGGGGGAGACACTTTTTTAGATTTCATTGAAAAGGAACTCGTCCCTGAAATCAATCAGAACTATCGAACAAATAAGTATAAAATTTTTGTCGGACATTCCTTTGGCGGATTGCTGGTTCTTTATACACTTTTAACTCGCTCCAACCTGTTTAATGCCTTTATCTCTATAGATCCCAGTATTTGGTGGGATGATTATTTTGTACTGGACAGATCCAAACAGTTATTGAGTGAGAAAAACTTTGAAGGCAAAACACTTTATTTGGCCCAATCTCCCTTTGGAAGCTCGAACCGGGCACCGGAGGAGTCGCTTGAATTTCGTGATCAGCTTCAAAAAAACACAATAAACGGCCTGCGCTGGAAATTCCGCTATTTTGAAGAAGAAAATCATGGCACAATTCCACTGCCGGCTGAACATCACGGATTACGATTTATTTTTGATGGATATCGAACCGATGTAAAGACAGCTGCGGAAGATCCCGAAATGGTTATCGACTCTTTTAAAAAACTTTCGAAAAAACTGGGGGTTAAAATACATCCACCAGAATATTTAGTGGATGGCCTTGGTGATTTTTGCCTGAAGTATGGTGAAACGTCAAACGCCCTGAAGTTTTTTAAGATAAATCAGGAAATCTATCCTGAAAGTCCTCATGCATTTCTCCAATTGGGAAATTACTATTCCCAAACCGGGGCTCCAGAAAAAGCTATTCAAGCCTATAAACAAGCTCTTGAGTTGGATAGTACGTATCAACCGGTTATTGAGAAATTGAAAAAGTAAGAACTTAAATAAAGGAAGTTATTATCCAACCTCTTCCAGCTCAAGCGGTCTTAAATTCGGTTTTCCGGAAAGATCTTCTATGTAATCCTCCAGCTCATCGAGTTTAAAAACTCTGATATCCAGGTTCCTACAACGGCTGCGAAAATCATCTTACGGTTGAGAATGCTCTTTCTCGATTGAGTGGTAGAAGTCGTCATCCCATCCTTGTGAACGAGCAATGATGATTACACAGAGATTTACTCTGAAAGAGGTATGGGTATTTTCATGCAATACGGATTGTTGGCTTGCGAAAACTCATTGCCATGATGAGAGTCATAGAATGCATGTCTATCGCTAACCTGTCATTTTCTCTCAAACATTTATTTGATTTATACCTTAGGACAAACTAATTTTTAGTCAAGGCTAAATAAATATTTAACTATGAAAGAATTATCTGTTTTACTCTCACTAATTTTGATTATTCCCTATATCGGATTCGCTCAAAATCAGGTTGGAGAGATTGAAGGAATCGTTAAATCGAAAGGTGAAATGGTTATCGGGGCAAATGTTGGAATCCCCGATTTGCAAAAGGGTGCGGCTACCGATGCCAACGGATTTTATCACATCAAAAATATTCCGGCTGGTACGTACACACTGGAGATCTCATCAGTGGGGTTTCAAAAATATTCTGAAACTGTTGAGGTTCAATCCGGTGAAATTCTGGAATTGAATATCGAGCTGGAAGAATCCACACTTGAGCTCGATCAAATAGTCGTCACAGGAACGATGAGGAAAATCTATGTGAAGGACTCTCCGGTGAAAGTCAGCGTGGTGAAAGCTGCCCAGCTTGAGCAGGGAAAAGTCAGTGCTAATATTATGGATTTGATCAGTAGTGTAAACGGACTTTCCACGCAACTAAATTGTGGAGTTTGCGGAACCAATGCCATTCGAATCAATGGAGTGGAAGGGCCAAACACAGCCGTACTGATTGACGGTATGCCGATCATGGGTGCGCTGGCCTCTATTTATGGATTGAATGGAAT
Proteins encoded:
- a CDS encoding alpha/beta hydrolase-fold protein, with amino-acid sequence MEDIHIGKKHSLYSKFLDEEREYWVHLPDSYEDTTYAPQDYPVLYVLDGDKQFHLLTGIQNFLSEGLYASIPEMIVVGILNTHRSRDFTPTHSKSHHPEIGGQFTFPDSGGGDTFLDFIEKELVPEINQNYRTNKYKIFVGHSFGGLLVLYTLLTRSNLFNAFISIDPSIWWDDYFVLDRSKQLLSEKNFEGKTLYLAQSPFGSSNRAPEESLEFRDQLQKNTINGLRWKFRYFEEENHGTIPLPAEHHGLRFIFDGYRTDVKTAAEDPEMVIDSFKKLSKKLGVKIHPPEYLVDGLGDFCLKYGETSNALKFFKINQEIYPESPHAFLQLGNYYSQTGAPEKAIQAYKQALELDSTYQPVIEKLKK
- a CDS encoding ABC transporter ATP-binding protein, yielding MISQSTSNLKISDFSTGYRKKQIIDNLTLPKFEAGNLIAIAGPNAAGKSTFLKALAGHLSATGTVMLDDKNLFDLKFEEWAERVTFMPQKLPDGVGLTVLESVISALKTIPSPKFLNKQKIHEQAMEILEQVGIEGIAMQPLNKISGGQRQLASLAQSLVRDPDLFLLDEPTSALDLRYQTQVMNLLGQLAQKGKIVFVVLHNLSLAARWADQIIIFRDGKLHAFGPPKEAITSEVLAHVYGVKARIEQCSCHQLQIMVDSVI
- a CDS encoding DUF2218 domain-containing protein; amino-acid sequence: MKEISRISTDNGSIYIKRLCKHFSHKVPASFSENEGNVEFPYGDCIMTSDDNQLTFVITADSEENLSNVKSVLISHLEKFSRDEELTVEWHKQD
- a CDS encoding TonB-dependent receptor, producing the protein MKKVAIGIFFFMLLTGLSQIVSAQNTGTIEGRVLTSDGEPAATVNVILEGTQKGTATDRNGEYALRNIEPGSYTVVFSFIGLDTKNLRVTVRAGETVNVDDVILSENTQQLNEAIIVASRLNKFSEKTTDYVARMPIENLSNPQSYTVVTDELMQEQLVTDFPSAFKSITGGGYVATNEGNVTAYLRGFRTDSYVRNGLVSYTRVPIDPQNIERIEVIKGPSSTLFGAYTQNIAGYGGLINRVTKKPLEQERFSASYITGSWELNRFTADYNTSLDEDNKVLFRLNGAVHSENDFRDQGIQRDLMIAPSLTYHVNDRLSINVEAELFKTKRLLYFARGASGAVSGDTWDDLNWDYETAYHGNDLASDMASRVLGGTINYEISDNWSSETKALSSIIDVDADFLRLVMLDDNTLQRNFIQYAPRTAGSVHFQQDFTGIHSFENLENKVVVGASYMKLFDDYQRAVQPGPPFIEYDRVDLSGENPAVPVLSKQAWEQYITDNLSRSWYETSQNTFGLYVSDAVTVADRLTILGGLRYDHFTNQNVVANGVEDDSGYDQDTFSYKLGATYSPLMDQVSIFANYMDGFSNVAPGVNENGDLTNFDAEKATQWEVGTKLQLFGDKLESTISYYNISITNAVLNYGEYSAQEGETLSKGFEIDLIANPFPGFNLVAGYTHNEATIEENVNEELEGNSVTYSPQEVANFWLSHRFIDGSIGGFGIGFGGNYVSEIFINTTNTFGSSDYTTFDGALFYDHSDYRFTLKFNNLTDEHYYNGYGQPQKPFNVQAGVQVTL
- a CDS encoding TonB-dependent receptor, whose product is MQKLAPIFILLFAISGLFWSVSAQTNTDRASVEGRISDTNGNPVAGITIHFEDTNIGSFSDEDGAFEITDIEPGTYVLIVSGIGYQAFRQEITVANSERIELEIRLNDDVIGLDQITVQAQGESAEIERASFTVNSIQTKEIQNTTADVQKVLNESSGIRIRESGGLGSSYELSLNGLSGRQIRIFVDGIPVDQLGSGYNLNNLSVNLVDRVDVYKGVVPIELGADALGGAINIVTDRQTSSFLDASYSAGSFNTHRGALSGRHRWKNGFTAGVSGYYNYSDNNYQMNDMTVSVGGVSKEMDITRFHDAYKSRRIAANIGFTNVKWADELMAQFSYAGIDQDIQNGVYGTPVGEATEEEENLSYTVRYRKSNLLNDKLDLDLFGLHNTVTSTSVDTSSNRYNWNGDIIRTENNSLGELVREKTIFEFDQSQYLFRLNATYALSESIQISVNELYSDISRKGENRLNTNNDEPFRSPNTLKKSVTGIALDSNFLDDRLEVVAAVKFYHFDMLTKNAVEYTQGEFEIEDIETSSQNLGYALSARFYLLQDLFLKTSFERGFRLPQPREIFGDGLRILANPDLKPESSYNFNAGLSHSYSSSSGIFSNTVNVFQRDVNDYIFHQQEGVFSSYKNVLNVLVRGVEWDGSYNYQDRFSISGNLTWQRVLNNEKYIPGTNTKSRVYGDQMPNTPYLFSNLRTSYTFQDLIPESHVSVFYSMNFVHEFYLNYSSISIKSTKNVIPHQFLNHTGITFSTPDSRYNLSLEARNIFNTEAYDSFRLQKPGRSLYIKVRYLLR
- a CDS encoding DUF4374 domain-containing protein; amino-acid sequence: MIHKLTNYTILLMLVIGIVACQDDNSPTGPDPEPDPDTYSYLLALSLPSIESYPFHTLTDIREGTADIAESQEVPGVVPVSVTGNDGYVYLNSPELLTKYEVGEDGILVNLGSVPNLGISGGPVFEFLSDTRLMISTGPRQAPGGVFGYQIIDTETMTEESQGTITLPTDENALSIPSSYILRDGKIFVPYIHTDENYVAFDEAPVAIYDASTLEYEKTIYTDKAACLGYSIISSHGIAENGDLYLAACNSDYWGANESIPSGIVRINAGETEFDDSYFLNLTEKFEGNHTGGMVYAGNNVAVVQVFRSDLVDEYGDYQGDFVIEYHAVNLESGATQKLDVPLSKWPRRSMQLLDDGTVAIVGNTQSEGNNIYIFDPADYSVTKGLVYEGAELINSLLVY
- a CDS encoding ABC transporter substrate-binding protein, which gives rise to MIRTTAFLLFAFILLSLSYPSNNLFAQNSITFQDVSGQTVTLEKPAERILLGEGRSLLALALIDENPIDRIAGWMGDFHFLGQEMYNHYKDKFPAIEDITLVGRTGEDTFSIEKALSTRPDVAIFGINGHGPGSDSYETIRQLNAAGIPVVFVDFRQQPFDHTLPSMRVLGKVIGQEEKAEAYIEFYQSRMNRISERISELESISRPKVLLEMHAGAFSECCSSPGNGSLGEFIEFAGGQNIGADVIPGALGLLSMEYILSENPDVYIGTGVERSIRKTGINMGSGVDPQDSRESLKEIVSRTGISSLSAVQNDHYHAIWHNFYNLPVNILAAEAIAKWIHPELFEDIDPAETLQYMNEHFLAVPMRGTFWVSPE
- a CDS encoding FecCD family ABC transporter permease, encoding MSNDSQVKIPEQKKDQTPDPSAKEIKKDTSSLVLEEYQKSVVWRYGILVLLAAGVLIAFMFDLTVGASSLTIADLWRGIMDPGSVERTTSVIIWEVRFPYSLMAVLVGGALSLSGTEMQTILNNQLASPFTLGVSAAASLGAALAIILNITIPGVSENWIISGNAFLFAFGSVLLLQAMARLKGGSAENLVLLGIAFVFTFNALVALIQFVSTQEALQQFIFWSMGSLVRANWDKIQFLTVAFVLILPFSIKACWKMNALRLGDERAKSFGVNVSRLRFASLFRISILSGISVAFVGTIGFIGLVGPHIARLIIGEDHRFLIPASIFSGAFVMSLASIASKIIFPGVLIPLGIVTSLIGIPIFLTLILSKEA